The genomic segment TTATGTCATGCAACAAAAGCGCCACATGCAAACAAAAAAGACGAGGCTTAGCCTCGTCCAGCGTCAGAGCGCAGCGACCGCGCTCTGCTCACACGCCTGCGGCAGCTCGGTGCGCCTCCAGCTTCGCCACGCGGTCTATGCGCCCGCGCCTGCGGTTGACGCCGATCTGCAGTTCGAGCGGCGGCACGCGGATGGCGTAGCCCCGCCATGCGACCGTCTCAAGATGGGCTTTGGCATACGGCCCGCAGTCGGCAGGCTCGGGCATGTCCAGCAGCGCGCTGGGGTCCGACGCAATGTCGATCCGGCAGTGGTTGAAGATCACACCAAAATCCTTCGTCACCCAGCCCTGGGTGTCAAGAATCGGCTCGATCAGCCAGTCCTGGAACAGCTCGGTGAGCCGTGGCACATCCGCCGAGTCGACCATGATGTCGATATCGTGCGGGTCGAGCGCAACCCCTCGGATGCAGGCCGCGCAGCTGCCAGTCAGCCACCATTGCATATCGGTCGGCCCGATCTTGGCGCAGAAGGCCGCAAGGCCATCCTGCCATGGAATCTCGGCAAAGTAGCCCAGCTGGTCAAACATCGCCTTCGCGTATGTCTGATAGCGGATCATCATCTTATCGAGATATTTGGCCGATCGTGGGTAGATCTTTGCATATCCATCATCAATGGGCTGATAGAAGCACATTTTTAAGACATCTTCATACTTTGGATCGAAGCTATGTACTCGATAGCGAATATCTTCGCCGATCTGATCACATGCAATCTGCATAGCGCAAGCCTCCTTTCAGCAAAAAGCCAGAAGGTACCGACAGCTAGCGTGCCCATCTTCCACCCATGCCGCGCAGAAAACAAGCACGCTAGCTAGCGAGCTAGCGCGGCAGCGCCTTCTGCCACACCGACCAGCGGTTCTGCACTGCAAAGCCCACCGCCAGGTAGAAGGGCTGATCGCTGCCCACCCACATGCCATCTAGGCGCTCGCCGCGCGCCCCGGCCAGCTGCACCATGCGGCGCATGCCCTCGCCGATCAGCGAGCGGGCCAAGCCCAGGCGGCGGTGCTGCGGGTCGGTGCCTAGCGGCTCCAGCGCGCCCCAGCGGTTCGCCGCGTCGTACCAGAACCCGGCCATGGCCACTGGAGTGCCTGCGGCATCCAGCACCAGCAGATCCAGATCCCCGCGGTAGTCCGGCGTGAGCGGCAGGCGCGCGAAGGCCAGAGCAGCGCTCTGCACAAACTCGGGCTGGTCGGTGTAGCCAAACGCCCGCGCGTGCAGGGCGGCCTTCTCGCGCACATCCACCATATGCGCCTCCACCAGGCGGTAGCCGGGCGGCAGCGCCAGCGCGGGCGCGGCATCCACGCCCAGCCACGACAGCGGCTCCTGCCAGTCGGTGCGGGCAAAGCCGCGCCGCTCGGCGATGGCCATGCGCTGCGGGAAGCGCGGGTCGAGCCGCAGCGTGACCCCGCCGCTTGTGTCGGTGTGGGCCTCGATGAAGTCGAACATCTCCTCCAGCACGGGCGCGGGCAGCTCGGCGCAGCCGCTCTGGATGAAGGCCTCGCCACGGCGCTCGCCCTCGTTCAGCACCAGACCCAGAAGCTGCCATGTGCGCGTGGGCGCATCCCACTGCTCCCACAAGCCCAGGCGCTCGGCCCACTCCTCGTGGGTGGTGCGATGCATGGCGCAGCTCACCGTGGCGGTAAAGCTCCAGCGGTCGATCCACCAGTTCCACGGCTGGCGGGTCGGGCTGCCATCGGCCTCGCGCGCGCTCTGCGAGAGGAAGTCGCGGATGCGGAGGAAATCGCTGTCGAAGTAGGGCCGGAAACGGATCGTCATAGGAGCGCCTCCCATAGGGCAATTCGATAGCGCGGACGCATACCACGGCCAAGACAGCTCTTCTCCCAGCGATCTCCACCCGCCCGGGCGACGATGGCGCAGATACTATCGATGCCGCTATCATGGCACAGCGAGCGCCATTCTCCAACGGCCCAACGCCGCATCGCATATGCTGCCTTGGGTGGATGCGGCACACAAAGGCGGGCGGGCGCTGTGCGCCCGCCCGCCCTCGGCACCCCTTGCGCAAGCGCTACTTGCCAGGGAACGAGTTGAGGTACCAGACCCCGTCGATCTTCTGCAGGCTGACGATATTCTTCTCGGTGTCGGAGCTGAGGATCGACTGCTCCTGCGAGAGCGCCTTGGCCGTCTCGCCCAGCTTGTCGACATCCTTGCCGGTCAGCTCCATCTTCATGTTGGCCTCAAGCATCTCGACCTTGGCGGTGTCGGCGGTCTCCTCCACCAGCTTGGTCTTGGTGACGCCAAAGACAAAGTGCAGCTTCACATCCAGGTTCTGGCCGCCCAGCAGCTCGCTGATATCGCGCGAGCCGATCTGCTCAAGCATATCGGTGATGGTGGACTCATTGGCGGCGCGCTCGTCGGGGGCCATGTACGAGAGAATGTTCTCGGCCATCTCCTTGCGTTTGGCCTCATCCTTGATGTCGGGGCTGTTGACGGCGTCGGTGATGGCGGCGAAGAAGCCCTTCACCCGCGACTCGGGGTCATCGCCCAGGGCGGCGGTATCCGCCTCGGCGGCCTCGGTAGGTGCGGTCTCGGCGGCCTCGGTGGGCGCGGCGGCCACAGCGGTGGATTCGGCCTGCTCCGCAGCGGCGGTGGCGGCGACAGTGGCGGCGGCAGCCGTGGTGGCGGCGGGGGTCGCCGGGGCGGCGCTCTGCCCGCCGCACGCGGTCATGGCCAGCGCGGCCAGCGCGGCAACGGACAGCGAGCGGAGCCAGGTGGAATCTTTCGCCATAGTGTGCTCTCCTTGTGTAGGGTAGTACGGTTTCTGCCACAGGCACAGCGCCTGTGCCCATACCTTAGTCATTTGCGATCACTTGCTGATTGTAGCAGCAGGTTGTGTCAACAAATGTCACAAAAGATATAGTAGTGTTGGATTTGTCGGCCTTATCACGTTAGGTCAAAAATGCCGTAGGATTTTCAACCTTTTGTTCTATCTCTTAAGAAAACAGAGATGGCCTGTAGATACAAGAACATATTTTCTATACCGCAAGAACACTCTTCCTACTCATAATAAACCCATGTATGAGCAATATCAACACTTTATGAATAGTATATTTCTCAACACAAACAATATATGAATCTCAATAATGTCATCAGCTTTTATGGAGATACACTACAGACCCAACAAGGAGGTCTATTAACACAACAGAACAGAATCGGCGCAGCGACGGATGTGATCTGCGCGGGCAGCTATGGTATGATTCAAAACGACCTTGAGCTTGCGTATTTGGGGATACCACAGACGACGGCGAGCCAGATCATGTGGCTGCCGTCTTTTTTATGGAAAGCTATTAGGACAACCATGAAGAAACTCTCGCCACGCAGCGTACTTATTATCTCGGGGCTGAGCCTCGTCATCCTCGGCATCATCACGGCCGGGATCGGCC from the Chloroflexia bacterium SDU3-3 genome contains:
- a CDS encoding GNAT family N-acetyltransferase; amino-acid sequence: MGGAPMTIRFRPYFDSDFLRIRDFLSQSAREADGSPTRQPWNWWIDRWSFTATVSCAMHRTTHEEWAERLGLWEQWDAPTRTWQLLGLVLNEGERRGEAFIQSGCAELPAPVLEEMFDFIEAHTDTSGGVTLRLDPRFPQRMAIAERRGFARTDWQEPLSWLGVDAAPALALPPGYRLVEAHMVDVREKAALHARAFGYTDQPEFVQSAALAFARLPLTPDYRGDLDLLVLDAAGTPVAMAGFWYDAANRWGALEPLGTDPQHRRLGLARSLIGEGMRRMVQLAGARGERLDGMWVGSDQPFYLAVGFAVQNRWSVWQKALPR